A genomic region of Herbaspirillum sp. DW155 contains the following coding sequences:
- a CDS encoding ABC transporter ATP-binding protein, whose amino-acid sequence MSFLTLTNVSKFYGDTQAVSGFNLTVEKGEFISLLGPSGCGKTTTLQMIAGFEAVSGGRIELDGRDITHAKPNTRGLGIVFQTYALFPHMTVEQNVAFGLEMRKCNASEKRDRVAQALALVHLEKHGARYPRELSGGQRQRVALARALVIAPPVLLLDEPLSNLDAKLREEMQFELRDIQRKVGTTTIMVTHDQSEAMSISDRVVVMEAGHITQVGRPLNVYEHPANRFISTFVGKANLLEGQVVRAAGERADIVVGNMMLSLESADSGLRTGGRVVLGLRPEKIRCTAPGQGRCNGEVVRRFFLGSQWMYEVETPLGPLSVLSANDGVEALEQGAAVGLAWSDYSLRLVSTARSDEGVAA is encoded by the coding sequence ATGTCATTTCTCACGCTGACCAATGTCAGTAAGTTCTATGGCGATACCCAGGCGGTATCAGGATTCAACCTCACGGTGGAAAAGGGTGAGTTCATCTCCCTGCTCGGTCCCTCGGGCTGCGGCAAGACCACTACCCTGCAGATGATCGCGGGCTTCGAAGCCGTCAGCGGCGGCCGCATCGAACTGGACGGCCGCGACATCACCCATGCCAAGCCCAACACGCGCGGTCTGGGCATCGTCTTCCAGACCTATGCGCTGTTCCCGCACATGACGGTGGAGCAGAACGTGGCCTTCGGCCTGGAGATGCGCAAGTGCAACGCCAGTGAAAAGCGCGACCGCGTGGCGCAGGCGCTGGCCCTGGTGCATCTGGAAAAACATGGCGCGCGATATCCGCGTGAACTCTCCGGCGGCCAGCGCCAGCGCGTGGCCCTGGCGCGTGCGCTGGTGATCGCACCGCCCGTGCTGCTGCTGGACGAGCCGCTGTCCAATCTCGATGCCAAGCTGCGCGAAGAGATGCAATTCGAACTGCGCGACATCCAGCGCAAGGTCGGCACCACCACCATCATGGTCACGCACGACCAGAGCGAAGCCATGTCCATCAGCGACCGCGTGGTGGTGATGGAAGCCGGCCACATCACCCAGGTCGGCCGTCCCCTGAACGTATATGAACATCCGGCCAACCGCTTCATCTCCACCTTCGTGGGCAAGGCCAACCTGCTGGAAGGCCAGGTGGTCCGCGCCGCAGGTGAACGTGCTGACATCGTCGTGGGCAATATGATGCTGTCGCTGGAAAGTGCCGACAGCGGCCTGCGCACCGGTGGCCGCGTAGTGCTGGGTCTGCGTCCGGAAAAAATCCGCTGTACCGCGCCCGGTCAGGGCCGCTGCAATGGCGAAGTGGTGCGCCGCTTCTTCCTCGGCAGCCAATGGATGTATGAGGTGGAGACACCGCTGGGCCCGCTCTCGGTCCTCTCGGCCAACGATGGCGTCGAGGCGCTGGAACAGGGCGCCGCTGTCGGCCTGGCATGGAGCGACTACAGCCTGCGCCTGGTCTCCACCGCGCGCAGCGATGAAGGGGTGGCGGCATGA
- a CDS encoding ABC transporter permease, which yields MSAPAILLCTVMLLVPLVLTFVLSFNAYDAETGPKAGTFTLEHYQAVLTDPYYYGIFWRTLWISGLVTLICIVVGAPEAYILNRMRKPWRSIMLLVVLAPLMISVVVRAFGWSMLLGPEGLINGTLVALGFARVKLLYTETAIVIALVHVMLPFMVIPVWTSLQKLDGGVANAALSLGASPITVLRRIVLPQIMPGILSGSLIVFGLSASSFAIPGLLGGRRLKMMATIIYDEYLHELNWPLGAAIALLLLVANLVIMLGWNRMIERRYKKALG from the coding sequence ATGTCGGCCCCGGCCATCCTGCTGTGTACGGTGATGCTGTTGGTGCCGCTGGTGCTGACCTTCGTGCTGTCCTTCAACGCCTATGATGCCGAGACCGGCCCCAAGGCCGGCACCTTCACGCTGGAGCACTACCAGGCCGTGCTGACCGATCCGTATTACTACGGCATCTTCTGGCGCACGCTGTGGATCTCGGGCCTGGTCACGCTGATCTGCATCGTCGTCGGTGCGCCTGAGGCTTATATCCTCAACCGCATGCGCAAGCCCTGGCGCTCCATCATGCTGCTGGTGGTGCTGGCCCCGCTGATGATCTCGGTGGTGGTGCGCGCCTTCGGCTGGAGCATGCTGCTCGGTCCCGAAGGCCTCATCAACGGCACGCTGGTGGCGCTGGGCTTTGCCAGGGTCAAGCTGCTCTATACCGAAACGGCCATCGTCATTGCGCTGGTGCATGTGATGCTGCCCTTCATGGTGATCCCGGTATGGACCTCGCTGCAGAAGCTCGATGGTGGTGTAGCCAATGCGGCGCTGTCGCTGGGTGCCTCGCCCATCACCGTGCTGCGCCGAATCGTGCTGCCGCAGATCATGCCCGGCATCCTCTCGGGCAGCCTGATCGTCTTCGGCCTGTCGGCCAGTTCCTTTGCCATTCCGGGTCTCTTGGGCGGACGGCGCCTGAAGATGATGGCCACCATCATCTATGACGAATACCTGCACGAACTGAACTGGCCCCTGGGCGCGGCCATCGCGTTGCTGCTGCTGGTGGCCAACCTGGTCATCATGCTGGGCTGGAACCGCATGATCGAACGCCGCTACAAGAAAGCGCTGGGCTGA